DNA sequence from the Phoenix dactylifera cultivar Barhee BC4 chromosome 13, palm_55x_up_171113_PBpolish2nd_filt_p, whole genome shotgun sequence genome:
ATCATCATCACGTAATTAACTTGGCAtattaaaaaagtttttttttcatgcatacctttataaatatctaaaattacATGAACATCCTTACAAGTTTGTTTACATATATATCTTTATAAGctatttttcatatatatatatatatatatatatatatatatatatatatatatagtagatATTTGAACTTACATTTATACTCTTATATTTCTATTTCCGTATACatccttataattttttttacagcCATCTCTTGTAGACTTACTATTTATATGCAAAAGAAATAATTAAAGGTATATTCATAAATAGACAATTTGTGACAGCATATATATAGAAAAGAAATCCTTTTTATAATGAGTGGTAAATTTGCAAGGTGATAAGATATTTATAGTGGTATACATGGTGAGAAGttctaaattaagaaaaataatctcTATATTATCCTAAGTTTCTAAACAACAGTTGCCTATTTACATTTCCCAAATATCTACTTATTTAACTAAGATAAATAAGGCTGGGAGGAAaaagtaaatttttttaataaagacaGAAATCTATGAGTACAGTTCCTCCTATCTATCCCAATCTTTTCTCATGAGGAAGCTCAGACCTCGTTCCCTTTTCCGTTATTAACCGCCACGGCGGTCTTATCAGTGGGGCCCAAGGCCGAGGTGGGCCCGCGCGGCCCAGGCCCAGTCCAAGGAGTGGAGCACGATGTAGGTACCGATCCCGCCGATGAGCCCGTAGGCGATGGAGTACGTTAGTGGCATCAAGATTAGCGTCAAGAACGCCGGGATCGCCTCCTTCATGTCGTCCCAATCGATCTCGGCCACCGATTTCATCATCAGCACCCCGACGAGGACCAGCGGCGGGCCCACCGCCCACGCCGGTATCGACGCCAGCAGCGGCGTGAAGAAGAATGACAGCATAAAATACCCCGCCACCGTCAACGCCGTCAGCCCGGTTCTTCCGCCTTCTCTTATCCCCGTGGACGACTCGATGAACGCCGTCACCGGCGAGGTGCCTAGGAGAGAGCCGGCGACGATGGCGGTGGCGTCGGACATGAAGGCGAAGTACTGGCCCTCGAAGTCGCCTTTGTCGTTGACGAATCCGGCCAAGCGGGCCATGGAGTAGAGGGTCCCGGTGGTGTCGAGGATGTCGACGTAGAGGAAGGTGACCAGGGCCTCCCAGAAATGGCCCCGGCCGATGCCGGAGAAGCTGAGGGCGCCGGCAGTGGAGCGGATGGGGTGGACGTCGGCAACCTTCTTGAAGTAGTTGTAGGAGTCGTCGCCGGCGAGGGTGTCGGGAAAGGCGGTGACGGCGGTGCCGCGGAACCAGGAGACTGCGGTGACGAAGACGATGCCGTAGATCATGGCGCCCTTGATGCGTTTGATGAGGCAGAAGGCGATGATGAGGAAGCCGACGACGGCGAGCCAGAAGGTGGGGCTCTCCATGCGGCCGTGGAGGCACAGGATGTCGCCGGAGACTGTGCCGCCGGGGATGAGCTCGACGGTGCCATTGGAGAAGGAGCGCACGGGGGCGAGGGAGGCGCGCGCGTCGCGAGGGCAGGCGGCGAGGGTGACGAGCGTCGACGAAGAGTAGCCGACAAGGCCGACGCCCTCGTCGTTCTGGAGGCCGATGAAGGCCAAGAAGAGTCCGATACCAGCGGGGGAAGAGATACGGACCGGGCGGGGGACGAGCTTGGCAAGCTTCGCGCGGAAGCCGAGTGCGGATATGAGAAGGAAGAGGAGACCCTCGAGGAAGACGGCAGCGAGGGCGTTGCCGTAGGAGAGGTTGCCGGAGCCGTGGAATCCGACGACGGTGTAGGCGAAGTACGCGTTGGAGCCCATGCCGGGGGCGAGGGCGAGGGGGAGGTTGGCGAAGGCGCCCA
Encoded proteins:
- the LOC103720418 gene encoding adenine/guanine permease AZG1-like, whose protein sequence is MDPTPAASPSANSRLGRFNSAVASSWLGKRFKLAERGSTFTTELRAGTATFLTMAYILAVNASILTDSGATCSVSDCDNPSPTCKFPPVDAGYAACLDRVRRDLIVATAASSIIGSVIMGAFANLPLALAPGMGSNAYFAYTVVGFHGSGNLSYGNALAAVFLEGLLFLLISALGFRAKLAKLVPRPVRISSPAGIGLFLAFIGLQNDEGVGLVGYSSSTLVTLAACPRDARASLAPVRSFSNGTVELIPGGTVSGDILCLHGRMESPTFWLAVVGFLIIAFCLIKRIKGAMIYGIVFVTAVSWFRGTAVTAFPDTLAGDDSYNYFKKVADVHPIRSTAGALSFSGIGRGHFWEALVTFLYVDILDTTGTLYSMARLAGFVNDKGDFEGQYFAFMSDATAIVAGSLLGTSPVTAFIESSTGIREGGRTGLTALTVAGYFMLSFFFTPLLASIPAWAVGPPLVLVGVLMMKSVAEIDWDDMKEAIPAFLTLILMPLTYSIAYGLIGGIGTYIVLHSLDWAWAARAHLGLGPH